tatatatatatatatatatatatatatatataattaaattgttCCTAATgctactaattttttttttattaagtatgctatttaaaataaaaattaaattgataatGATAAAATGTTTCACTAATATGGACCGATAGTTGATCAGttgtattaatattataattagatatttttctaaaaagtaTCCGTTTCAGTCacatcaaaaatattaaataatcaaAACATCTACGTCTCTATTTTGCTCTCTTAAACACTTGATGGAGAACTCTAGCCCCAACTTTTACATTAAATACTTGCATTCAAAAAATAATGTTATTATAAGACAaaatgcatggaagtaatatctATTGATTTTCAGTGATTGGAGTTTCTTTGTATGCTAGCTTTCATCCGTGAAGGATGGCTGTATAGTATGCACATAAATAGATAATCCAGTATTCACATGTGCATCATTGGAATAACGAGTGCTATAgtctttatatttatttaaaaaatgtttttttgcATTTTTACTCCTATTAACCTAAAGACCAAGATTAGGCAGTCTTTGAGCATCCACTTTTCCTAATCTGTGGCTGCTaaaaataagagagagaaaGCAGATCAAAACAGAATAGCTATCGGCCGCCATGGATGTAAATGTTGAACTCCAAAATTTCATCCGGGTATGGTTTGCAGCTATTGGAGCATTATGCTATTGTTACTACTGCGTAACCCGCATTCCTAGCGGCATCCTTAGGCTTCTCTTTGTTCTTCCTATTGTCTATTTCTTCCTTATCCTCCCTCTTGACCTCTCTTCCTTCCATCTTGGTGCCCCCACAATTTTCTACCTCGCTTGGCTCGCCAATTTCAAGCTGCTCCTCTTTTGTTTCGATCGAGGACCTTTATCCTCTTACTCTTCTTTGCCTCTTCTTCATTTCCTCTCCATTGCTCTTCTCCCTGTCAAACCCAAATACGTTATCAGCGACGGATTCAAAAATTTAACTCAGTCCGTGCAGAGCACCGAAAGAGTATCTGGTTTGTTTTGGgggaaaataatcattttggcAGCTATAATTAGAGCATACAATTACAGAGAACTTTTTCATTCAAATGTAATTTTGGTTCTTTATTGCTTACATATTTATTTAGCAGTTGAGTTGGTTCTTGGAATCACAGTTGTCCCAGTACGAGCTCTTTTAGGGCTAGAAATTGAGCCCCAGTTCAACGACCCGTACCTTGCCACCTCACTTCAAGACTTTTGGGGCCGTAGATGGAACTTAATGGTGCCGGGGATTTTACGCCCGGCGGTGTATTTCCCTGTTAgggctatttcaatttgttCTTTAGGAAAGGAATTGGCTAATTTGCCAGCAATTTTGGCTACATTTTTAGTATCTGGGCTAATGCATGAATTGATCTATTATTACCTCTCGCGCGCGAGACCCACATGGGAAGTGACTTGGTTCTTCGTCTTGCAAGGGATTTGTGTGTGTATTGAAGTTACTGCGAAGAAATTTTTTCATGGCGGCTGGCAGATGAACAGAGTGGTTTCCGGCGTCCTCACATTGGCGTTTGTGGCTTGGACTGGCGATTGGCTCTTTTTCCCACAGATTATTAGGAATGAGTTAGATCAGAAAGCCATTAATGAGTACTACGTTATGGTAGATTTGGTCAAATATAGGTTGCTGCCACTTTTGGGAATTTAGATTTTGTAAGTACCCTATATTGGGATGGAGTTAGCTCCATTTTTTCCTAAGAAATAGGGTACGCCCTTGTATTTAAATTCGGCATTATTTTAGTTATTTGGTGATTAAGCAAATTTTAGTTATGTGCTTGGTGTTTTTACGGGTCATGTGATTAAGCAAATTACTCCTGCCTACCGTTAGGACCAAAATGATACACTTTTCATACATATAAGACTCATTATTATTCAAGCAGTATATATGTTAGGCACCAAAATAATTCTGCACAAGGACATTTATCATCATTTTCTCACGGCAATGTAACATACGATTGAGTAAAGACAAATAACATGACAAAAATCTTACAAACTTGTTATTAGTTTACGTTTCATTTATACGAAAttagagatttttatttttacggaAAAATAAGGTTCTTGGTGATTAATTGTGGAAAACTGATTCATAAAACTAGttgattttatttaattaatgtcgATCGCATGGAGTGGTCTGCTAATATCTTGAGTCAATTTCCAATTCATGTTTTGTTTTAAGTGTATACTGGAAAGCCCAATTCTACAGAATCAGAAAACAAAGCAGCTTCCACTTATCTAAATTCCATCACAATGGTATTGAGTAGTGTTAAGGAAACCTGTATAACTGGCCAGAGTTACCTATGACTTGCTGTAAATTTTGGAAGAGGAGTATTCTCAATCTAAGGCCTCAACAATTTCTTACATTAAATTGCTataaggaaaaaataaataaaagaggcGTGGTACATGCTCCATGCCAGCCACTTGTGTCTGATTGACATTTTTTTTTAGCTAAGATCAAGTGTTCAATAGATagcaatctttttttttttcggAATCTCTAGTAAAACACGTAATTGCTATTCTTCGGGTGCGCACTGGGTAAATTTGTTCCTGTGTATGTAGGATCATTAAATCTATTTCACTAGTTTAATAGCGCAATCACATGTTTATGAAACACTAACTACAttgaagaatcacaatataTAAATCGCACCTTGTTACAAAATTGTTACAATGCTTTTCAGAAAGAAATCCTCATGTGTAATAGTTCGCAAACCACACAAGAAATATAAACTGCACTAGGTAAGTTCCGAGTGACCAACTCGCCTTAGAAAGCGACGTTGATAGGGAGAATCGATCCCTAACCACCATTATGAAATACCATATGTTGTACCAACTCAGACATTCTTACAGATTtaacaatttatatataatataaagctAGATATTAAAAAAGTGATGTGGCACCTCTTTTAGCCAAGGatcctatttatttttttcttctatttttgacattttttcttatttttcttaaataatctattttaaaaaatcatcttCATAACTCACATCTCTTCATCTTTATCTTTATGACTACTTTTAATTagtaattaataatattaaatcttTAAAATCTCTTAGTGTGGAAGTTATATATACTCCACCAAGTAGTACAATATCTAACAAGTTCCTATTTTACCAAATGATATTTGTCATTCATTTTGAAGCAGGTAAGTTTTTTtgcatttcttttcttttacaacttagtttttttttaagcCTAGTTAGAAAATTGGTACTTTGATGCAATTTAtttatcacatttttttttatgtaattcaTTGATTTGTTATTTGCCTGAGGATAATTATTTTTCACTGTTGTTTTTTGCTTAAAATTTTTCTAATTCAATAGATGTAATTGTATTAATCATTTTTGGTTATTTATGGATGTGTTATTTTTGAAAGATgattataattttcaaataatgtgatttttttaattgtttcatCTATTTTGGAACCTATAAGAAAAATTTTCTGTTTTGATTTATAATGGGGTAATAAGTTATTTGCATACAATATTTACATCAAATCtcgctatatatatatattaaagctagattaagagagttgatgcAACATGCCTCATAGATTAAGGAAGgtgttatattttttcttttctttttttgacctttttctattaatttgtttttaaataaataattctctctttcttattCATGCATCAGCGTTTCTAAGAATTTAAAAGGTCACGTCTTTCTCTTAATTAGACCATGCTTTCTTTGTTGTGTGTTTCTAAAAGTAGTTTTTACCCATTTtgtttaattatattaaaaaaatctatatataatataaagttaggaataaaaaaaagtgatataatatttttttatggcctaaaataatatttatcttcttcttttcattttttctttttgaaatctTCTTAGTATTGTGTTCCCCCTTCAAAATAAGTTTCTaaaaatgtttttctttttttctgttTGTAATTGAAAAGTTTTGAAGAATTTTAGCTTAAACTGAGTAGATGCTTAtgcattttattttggtgcatgtgatatcgattcgagtccatctttgcactccatccttgcatattgttgagttttgagtctcccatcatcttgctcaaattgctgaaaagttgatacatggaaagaaAGCTAATATTcatggtttgaatattgatattgagctGTATATACGGAATATAGGTGAAAAACAGTgtcgtatacactgatatataatTTCTATATAGTCTAATATGCAAGAAAACAATGTTGTGCGTATACAGTTAGATATATAgaaataatgttgtatacaACCTCTGCTGTCTTTCTTAATTGAGGGATTAATCATATTCTagcttatttaaaaaataatgttgtGTGTATACAGTtcgatatacagaaataatgttgtatacaATCTCTGTTGTCTTTCTTAATTGAGGGATTAATCATATTCTagcttatttattaaattttataaaaatatgttgGATTAATCAAAATTagctttttaaataaaaataatgacatactattcaactttattttaattgttcttACAACCGCCCGAAAGGCGTAGGAATACACTAGTCTTagttaataaagaaaaataacttttgTAATATGAACATATACTTGAGTGACCTTTTATGAAATTACTCCCTAAATATTCTTTTAAATCTGCTGTCAGAGGGAGTACAAGTTATAACTTATAAGTATGAAGAGAGTATGGTCGTAAAACGCATGTTCATAtttgaatttcaagaaaacttgCACAAAATTTACAATTTATTTAAAAGAGGATCGGATTGCATACGAGAATTATCCATCCTGGGCACACGTGTCACCACTCAAATGGGACTCCAAATCTCTAGAAATATATCCAGTTTCCAACGTGTCATGTTGGAAtccatgcaaaaaaaaaaaaaaaagattcaacAAAACCAAACATATTCACAATCAGATGATTTGCTAAACCACATTAGATACAGCTAATTTCCTAGTCCCAATAATGGCAACTCTTACTGCACTGCAGCCCACCAGTAGTGTCAAGGGCCTACCTGGAAGCTCCATTGCTGGTATTAAACTAAATGTTAAATCATCTCGCCTCAATTTGAAGCCATCTAAATCCAGGTAAGGTACTGGATGGCTGATGTCTCAGATTTTAGTAGTCTGTTTAATCAAGTTTTCAAAATCTGCATATTAATttgaaaaagtatttttttttatcggaAGTATTTTGGGGGAGTAGCAATTTGTGTTTAACAATCAACTTGCAAAGCAATTTGTCAATATTAGAGAAACAATTGTATTTAACTAAAGTTTCAGAAGTTCTTTTAggaaaaaactatttttcaattttgaaaaatagaCTTTTGCTACTACtcaaaagtatttattttttcctAAAAGTTTGGCCAAATAGTTCAATTCTCTGGGCTAAGCACTTTTTTACAAACTATGTACATGTATAAAAAAAGATGCATACATATAATTAGTTAATTTTTAATAATCATGGTGTCTATACAGCTTACGCGTATCTTAATTTACTCCACCGAGCACCTGCTACCTTTCACCAGCACCGATTTATCTTGAGGATgttaagaaatattattatattcatcTGAGCTTTTAAAGATAGAAATTAAAGATGAGTTATGTGCCTGTAAGCATTCTTTATTGCTTTGATTGATTATGATAAATTCGTGTAGGGCTGGTGCTGTGGTTGCAAAATATGGTGACAAGAGTGTATACTTTGACTTGGAGGATTTGGGCAACACAACTGGTCAGTGGGACTTGTATGGATCAGATGCACCTTCACCCTACAACTCCCTTCAGGTATTATGTCatgatccgacctagggcctaatcgTAATACGGCGATCGAAATCTTGAAGGATCCTAATCAATCCttttagcatacattgcattcataaggtaagatAAAACATTATAAAAATAAGCGGAAGAATAATCTCAATCATGGAAGTCTAGAATTGAAAACGAAAtctcaagtcatatgtccaaacggactacatcaactctatgtctaaacatgcctctatcatACTAACATATATGGGGGCATAGAACAAGCCACTAACTCCCCAAACAAGAAAAGAACGTCTCAAAATAGCAACATAGTCTAAAAGTAGCAAGAGAGTAAATAAGTTCAATAGGTAGTccccgaagcatgaggacttaccaaatcaagtgaaaACATCTTCTATCTAGCCACGAGAGTGTGTAGGGTGGTCCCAAGCCCTACATTATaacacaatgtaggcaaaagtatgtgttagtacgtttgaatgtattAAGCATGTAGGaatgcaatgcatgacataaaagcGATGATGTAATGATTAAGGTTAGAACACATGATAAGTGAACCATTTATACGTAATAGTGCATCATGAGTAAGGTTAATGTCAATTAAAACCATAATGCAatcttaaaaaaaaagaaatttgtaCAATGCATGGGTACTATAAGTCATAATGGAAAATCATAAAGATCTTGTAAGTTTATAAGTAGTAGTAAAGATCTTAAATCATATTGAGAGTCATCTTTAAATctcatactttactttgtaaaAGACAGATTagccatagtaagaaataccttgaACATTGAAAGAGGGACCTTATACCTTTTGTGATAgcgaccgttaaccgacataaaccatgtgagctataccatggagtcccaatgtttacccatataTCATAGGaaaaggggagactacttgccaaggtagactcctatatgcctaagtggatccactaagctacatgaaggatcggGCCTCAACTACGGGCAAccctctaaggaatcaagcctcttctacgagtgatcctctaaggaatcaagcctcttctacgggtgatcctttatcctatggtggcacgtagttatagAACAATGAGATCTTTCTACGGGTCTCTTGCCTTTGCTACGGGAGATAATACCTATCctaaggtccactcggtgctaggtaaactctcaacagaatagacaaaccataaaacataaactcaatcatcatgtggaggggccatatctactacccgttCACTCTTCATAAGAACATAATATATCATAGAATAACTCCTTAACTTTATCTCATGTAATGTGAATgtagacctttcatcatcacatatctttattcGTAAAATATCTTTAGGACCTTAATTCACCCTATCATTAAATTGTTTGGacattatagaatcatcattcataaaacttcttTGCAAAaagcacctttaaactcatttgtagaccTTGTCAAACACATTTATAAAACTTTCGTTGCATATAACTTGGAACTCAagatcataacttatacttgtaacttagggtaaaacatgCATGCATGATAGATGGACTTATCACatcataataacttctttgatcttaaatttgatcatcattataactttcatcataaaaatcataatcttaaccttaaatcatgaaaactttacttgaagattattaaactcataatctattcatAAAAATTAGCTTTAACTTTATAATCTtaacttgaaaatagcttcatgcatggacattcataattcaacttaaaatcatgaaattcatatgaaaacatgcatataatgatcattgataatatctaaaaacggaattaaatcagcccaatacaattcatcaaaactaaggttcataatcaattgaaattgaaagaaattttgttaaaaccttgggacttcatgggtgaaacgaacccatgaatcaattcctacataccttgattgaatctactaagaaattgaagagaaaccttgttGAGCTTGAGATCCTAACTTGAGTGTGGGAGAAGACCTTTGAGAGGAGCCCTTGAAAGAGAACACTTGtgatttttgagagttaataAGAGAATGAGAATTTTGGAATACTTAGGGTAGTCAATAATTTAGAACCTAGTCCCAAAAACATCCAAATACATTGAAGAACTTATAGGGAAATGGCTAAACAACCCCTCATAAAAATCTTATCGGAAGACCCTATGAATCACTCTTTACGAGTCGTTAAAGTAtttacgggtcgtagacccaaTTCGTCCTGTCAAACcttggaaaaagaagaaaaaatgagcCTCTGATCTTtgtttatgatttatatttatGTACCGTAAACATTTTTACGGTTCGTAACTTgttcctacgagtcgtaactCGAGGTCGTAATATTTCTGATTTGGAAGTCTTTCGTAAAACGATCATAACTTTTTagtccaaactccaaatgaggcaaacttggtgccgttggaaagaggactcaaatacctttaattatATAGGTCATGGAAtgcctaattcattatattataggagatatgatagttttaagttgaccaaagtaaaatctttcaccaaaactcaattggtaaagaaactttcaactcgactttgtgctagagaattcttgtgaccttaaaacctatccaaatctattcccacacCTAAGAATTGACCTTAACATCTATGCACAATAAAGAATCACCCCTTTACGACACTACAAATGTCTTCTACGACTCGTCATTTGGTCTACGGGTCGTCAAAGTAATGCTCCAAAATCATAGGCTATTGTAATGGAACTTGGTCCCTATGACTCATCCTTATGAGTCGTCGACTCTCCTACGAGTCGTACAAATGAATCGTCAAACCCCACTGATGTTTGGTTATAATTCAACCCTCAAGACCCATCATACAAGTCCACCTTACGACTCATCGAATcttctatgagtcgtcaaaCCCACTCGTCCTGCAGGCCTGCAAACTTGAGCCTCTGAATCACTTTTACGACTCATCATTACGAGTCGCCGTTTGGGTTACGAGTCGTCATTTTGAATCGTAGACCTTCCCTTAGACTTGATCAATTTTCCACCTCCTGAACCACTCATACGATTAACTTCTACGAATTGTAGATgttcctatgggtcgtaggttGACTCGTCAAACCTGAAGTCAGTCtccttttcttaaaattttcccTTCGTTTCGTTTTTcaacttccggggtcttacataTTATTTGTCTTTCTCCCCTTAGAAAAACATCCCACATTTCTTTATTGCAAAAATGCTTCTTGACATGCTAGACGTAACtagtaaagttgttgtcatgtgactaAGGGGTCACAGGTTCAAACCATAAAAACAGCTTCTTATAGAAATGCAGAGTAAggttgcatataacaatagacCCTAGTGGTctggcccttccccggacccgtGCAAAGcggaagctttagtgcaccgagctTCCCCTTTTTTTCATTTACTTGTCATGCCTGTGTTGAGTAGTTGTATTTGTGTATGTTGGCTC
This Solanum dulcamara chromosome 8, daSolDulc1.2, whole genome shotgun sequence DNA region includes the following protein-coding sequences:
- the LOC129900120 gene encoding long-chain-alcohol O-fatty-acyltransferase-like encodes the protein MDVNVELQNFIRVWFAAIGALCYCYYCVTRIPSGILRLLFVLPIVYFFLILPLDLSSFHLGAPTIFYLAWLANFKLLLFCFDRGPLSSYSSLPLLHFLSIALLPVKPKYVISDGFKNLTQSVQSTERVSGLFWGKIIILAAIIRAYNYRELFHSNVILVLYCLHIYLAVELVLGITVVPVRALLGLEIEPQFNDPYLATSLQDFWGRRWNLMVPGILRPAVYFPVRAISICSLGKELANLPAILATFLVSGLMHELIYYYLSRARPTWEVTWFFVLQGICVCIEVTAKKFFHGGWQMNRVVSGVLTLAFVAWTGDWLFFPQIIRNELDQKAINEYYVMVDLVKYRLLPLLGI
- the LOC129899182 gene encoding photosystem I reaction center subunit VI-1, chloroplastic-like, whose product is MATLTALQPTSSVKGLPGSSIAGIKLNVKSSRLNLKPSKSRAGAVVAKYGDKSVYFDLEDLGNTTGQWDLYGSDAPSPYNSLQSKFFETFAAPFTKRGLLLKFLILGGGSTLAYFSSTASGDILPIKKGPQLPPKLGPRGKI